The following proteins are co-located in the Polystyrenella longa genome:
- a CDS encoding DUF1501 domain-containing protein, whose amino-acid sequence MTGKANFSRRETLQAGAVSLLGLNLAHLSTIKSLQAAEPSHADSVETPYRACIFIFLFGGPSQLDLWDMKPGAPAEIRGEFKPVATNVPGIELCEHLPHMAQQMDKFCLLRSMTHKMNVHGPACSEIYSGREYFGPPVTDQATPEDWPSLSAMVTRFGKSQEGLPPAAVLPWYSQFVGQDKRIAGQTGGRMGENWNPFLINGDLSRADFEVQGVQLPQQMTADRFTRRAQLWSQLDRLAPQHITNSQPASKLHKNYETAWQLIKNAADSDVFSLAKESEPLKEKYGRTKFGQSLLMARRLVENGIPLVTVNWDDDSRNDKVSPHWDTHNDNFNKLKNGLCPVFDRAYAALIADLDDRGLLESTLVVALGEFGRTPRIGLVTQNGMTEPTGRDHWPHAFTSLLSGGGVRGGQVYGATNNTAGYVDDKPVTPADLSATVLHHLGIDPHWTYHDEFQQVERQLSTGTIITDLG is encoded by the coding sequence ATGACTGGCAAAGCGAACTTTTCCCGTCGAGAAACATTGCAAGCAGGTGCCGTTTCTCTATTAGGACTGAATCTCGCGCATTTATCAACGATAAAATCGCTGCAAGCGGCCGAACCCTCGCACGCAGACTCTGTTGAAACTCCCTATCGTGCTTGCATATTTATCTTTCTCTTTGGCGGACCAAGTCAGCTCGACCTGTGGGATATGAAACCAGGAGCCCCCGCGGAAATCCGCGGCGAGTTCAAACCGGTGGCGACAAATGTCCCCGGTATCGAACTGTGCGAGCATCTTCCTCACATGGCCCAGCAGATGGATAAGTTCTGTCTTCTGCGATCGATGACACATAAAATGAATGTGCATGGTCCGGCCTGCAGTGAAATTTATTCCGGCCGCGAATACTTCGGCCCTCCGGTAACCGACCAGGCAACACCGGAGGATTGGCCCTCACTCAGTGCGATGGTCACCCGGTTTGGTAAGTCACAAGAGGGGTTACCGCCTGCAGCAGTTTTGCCCTGGTACAGCCAGTTTGTTGGGCAGGACAAACGTATCGCCGGACAAACAGGGGGACGGATGGGCGAGAACTGGAATCCATTCCTGATCAACGGAGATCTCAGTCGTGCCGATTTTGAAGTCCAGGGAGTTCAGCTACCACAGCAAATGACGGCCGACCGATTTACGAGACGTGCACAGTTATGGTCGCAGCTTGATCGATTGGCGCCTCAGCACATTACGAATTCCCAACCCGCTTCGAAGCTTCATAAAAACTACGAGACCGCCTGGCAACTTATTAAGAACGCCGCCGACTCCGATGTTTTTTCGTTAGCGAAAGAATCGGAACCGCTGAAGGAGAAATACGGGAGAACAAAGTTTGGACAAAGTCTGTTGATGGCGCGCAGGTTAGTCGAAAACGGAATTCCCCTGGTCACCGTAAACTGGGATGACGATTCCCGTAACGACAAAGTTTCACCGCATTGGGATACTCATAACGACAACTTCAACAAATTGAAGAACGGTCTCTGTCCGGTATTCGATCGAGCTTATGCCGCATTAATTGCGGACCTGGACGACCGGGGTCTGCTGGAATCAACTTTGGTGGTGGCTTTAGGTGAGTTTGGTCGCACGCCACGGATTGGCCTTGTTACTCAAAACGGAATGACAGAACCGACCGGTCGCGATCATTGGCCGCATGCTTTCACATCCCTGCTGTCAGGAGGCGGCGTCCGTGGTGGACAGGTCTATGGTGCCACGAACAACACAGCAGGTTACGTTGACGACAAACCGGTCACGCCTGCCGATCTATCCGCGACCGTCCTGCATCATCTGGGGATTGATCCCCATTGGACTTATCACGACGAATTTCAGCAGGTCGAACGGCAACTCAGTACGGGAACCATCATCACGGATTTGGGGTGA
- a CDS encoding glucose 1-dehydrogenase has product MKAIAVTPGKPNSVHLTDISTPKLEDIPNGRGVLVKVLKVGVDATDREINDALYGNAPIGDDYLVLGHEVFGRVEAIGEQVTHVSPGDYVTCTVRRPGASIYDSIGRSDITSEETYYERGINLLHGYLTEYFVDDAEFIVRIPVGLRHLHVLAEPMSCSAKAIHQAYEAQKRLQVWEPRTAFVMGAGQIGLLATLILRLRGLQVYTFARGVAPNLKAEIVEGMEATYVSTRERSIAEVVEESGKPDIIFDATGNSSISFGAMEHLNLNGVLIWTSITGGKDLHETPADKLNLEWVLGNKMLIGSVNANFRHFEMGIADLALGEMTYPGVIEKILTHPVEGLDNYAEMMRLLVEDPDALKVFVNVADDIE; this is encoded by the coding sequence ATGAAAGCGATTGCCGTTACTCCCGGTAAGCCGAATAGCGTTCACCTGACCGACATCTCGACACCGAAGCTGGAGGACATTCCCAACGGACGTGGCGTACTGGTGAAAGTCTTGAAGGTGGGTGTCGACGCGACAGACCGCGAGATTAACGATGCCTTGTATGGCAATGCGCCCATTGGAGACGACTATCTGGTATTGGGCCATGAAGTCTTTGGACGAGTGGAAGCGATTGGCGAACAGGTCACGCATGTTTCGCCTGGTGACTATGTCACCTGCACAGTCCGTCGACCGGGAGCTTCTATTTACGATAGTATCGGTCGATCGGATATCACCAGCGAAGAAACCTACTACGAGCGAGGCATCAACCTCCTGCATGGATATCTGACCGAATACTTCGTCGATGACGCTGAATTTATCGTTCGTATTCCCGTTGGCCTGAGACATCTTCATGTCCTCGCCGAACCAATGAGTTGCTCGGCCAAGGCCATCCATCAGGCGTACGAAGCTCAGAAGCGATTACAGGTATGGGAACCCCGCACTGCCTTCGTGATGGGTGCCGGACAAATTGGTCTGTTGGCGACACTCATTCTGCGTCTGCGAGGTTTGCAGGTTTACACATTCGCGCGAGGAGTCGCTCCGAATTTGAAAGCCGAGATCGTCGAGGGTATGGAGGCGACTTATGTCAGCACGCGGGAACGATCTATCGCAGAGGTCGTCGAAGAATCAGGAAAACCGGATATCATTTTCGACGCGACGGGCAATAGCTCGATCTCGTTCGGAGCGATGGAACACCTCAACCTGAACGGCGTCCTCATCTGGACCAGCATCACCGGCGGCAAAGATTTACATGAGACTCCTGCGGACAAGCTGAACCTGGAGTGGGTCCTTGGTAACAAAATGCTGATTGGCTCCGTCAATGCGAACTTCCGTCATTTCGAAATGGGAATCGCCGATTTGGCTCTAGGCGAGATGACTTATCCGGGAGTGATCGAAAAGATTCTGACTCACCCCGTCGAGGGCCTCGACAACTACGCGGAGATGATGCGACTACTGGTGGAAGACCCGGATGCACTGAAAGTCTTCGTCAATGTAGCTGACGATATTGAGTAA
- a CDS encoding PVC-type heme-binding CxxCH protein, whose protein sequence is MRPTLNPALSIGLLRSLCTLCLFALLALPLVAQDSEPLPPEEAAEKMSVPEGFNVSLFAAEPDVVQPIAFTIDHRGRLWVVECLSYPEWSDKKQDRIVILEDTDGDGTFDDRKVFWDQGVNLSGIEVGFGGVWVCSTPNFLFIADADQNDEPDGEPVVLLDGWDAKSSRHNVFNGLTWGPDGWLYGLNGILSKSLVGKPGTPETKRDQLDCGVWRYHPTKQEFEVVAHGTTNPWGLDFDQYGQMFITNCVIKHLWHIVPGAHYERMFGVDVTPHTYELIESVADHIHWGGGNWTSSRDGEGKHDSAGGGHAHAGAMVYQGDNWPEEYRNKLYTLNIHGRRANQDILEPEGSTYSAHHGEDMLFSGDPWFRGLELKYGPDGAVYITDWNDTGECHDYINTQKQTGRIFKVSYGDLKSEPVNLSEKTDAELVELHTRPNNWYAQHARQLLQERAALGELSSQAEIIEALWNQFHESTAVPMKLRSLWTIHVLGGVNDQKITELLRSPEEWLRSWAIRLAMDDRYVTSDLLSRFIQLAEQEESPRVRLELASALQRMPRPYRWMIAPYLLNRAQDQEDPYLPLMIWYGINEAIEQYPQQGVDLISLTELPQVRELIARQLANEPALYEKLANSSYDIVRLDLLRGIQTALLGQKQVEKPAAWDQVRKRMATSNNPEIELLTTLLSLQFGIPEAAGELRTLISNQEQPQENRETALTALTLQQNPELVAVLLQLLDEETMRGPALVSLAAFENEAIPSEILSRFTKMPLVDQQKAIGTLTSRPDYALKLLDAMEKEEIERNALSAFYVRQILSHKQENLTKRLEEVWGTIGQTDEAKQEQIDSLTKLFTADNISNADASHGRLLFKLNCANCHQLFGEGSKVGPELTGSQRRNSEYLIQNMVTPNALVGKDFQMTTFSTTEGRVVSGIIISEENDIITLQTPTEKLTLSTEDVEDRKTSSLSLMPEGLLKSLSEQDTLDLVSYLQSENQVPLPEGAASEPAAE, encoded by the coding sequence ATGAGACCCACCCTCAACCCTGCCCTCTCGATCGGCTTACTCCGTTCGCTCTGTACCCTGTGCCTGTTTGCGCTGCTGGCCCTGCCACTGGTCGCTCAGGATTCGGAACCTCTCCCCCCCGAAGAAGCAGCCGAGAAAATGTCGGTTCCCGAAGGGTTCAATGTATCCCTGTTCGCAGCGGAACCGGATGTGGTGCAACCAATTGCTTTTACGATCGACCATCGTGGCCGATTATGGGTCGTTGAATGTCTCTCTTATCCGGAATGGTCGGACAAAAAACAGGACCGGATCGTCATTCTGGAAGACACCGACGGTGACGGAACATTCGATGACCGTAAAGTGTTCTGGGACCAGGGCGTTAACCTGTCTGGAATTGAAGTCGGATTCGGTGGAGTCTGGGTTTGTTCGACGCCGAATTTCCTCTTCATTGCCGATGCCGACCAAAACGACGAACCGGATGGAGAACCTGTTGTCCTGCTCGACGGCTGGGATGCCAAATCGAGTCGGCACAATGTTTTCAATGGTTTAACCTGGGGACCGGATGGTTGGTTATATGGACTCAACGGAATCCTCTCCAAATCACTCGTTGGCAAACCGGGCACGCCCGAAACAAAACGCGATCAGTTGGACTGCGGTGTCTGGCGATATCATCCGACCAAACAGGAATTCGAAGTCGTCGCCCATGGCACAACGAACCCCTGGGGGCTCGACTTCGATCAGTACGGTCAGATGTTTATTACTAACTGCGTGATCAAACATCTCTGGCACATTGTTCCCGGTGCTCATTACGAGCGAATGTTCGGCGTAGATGTCACTCCTCATACCTACGAGCTGATCGAATCCGTTGCGGACCACATTCACTGGGGGGGCGGCAACTGGACCTCCTCACGAGATGGCGAAGGCAAACACGATTCGGCTGGTGGTGGCCATGCCCATGCGGGTGCCATGGTTTATCAGGGGGACAACTGGCCGGAAGAATATCGAAACAAATTATACACTCTTAATATTCATGGTCGCCGCGCTAACCAGGACATCCTGGAACCCGAGGGTTCCACCTATTCCGCTCATCACGGGGAAGACATGCTCTTTTCGGGCGACCCCTGGTTTCGAGGTCTGGAACTGAAGTATGGACCCGATGGCGCCGTGTACATCACCGACTGGAACGACACCGGGGAATGCCATGACTACATCAACACGCAAAAACAAACAGGACGTATTTTCAAAGTCAGCTACGGTGACTTGAAATCTGAACCGGTAAACCTCTCCGAAAAAACGGACGCTGAACTGGTTGAACTGCACACACGCCCGAACAACTGGTACGCCCAACATGCCCGTCAACTGCTACAGGAGCGGGCGGCACTAGGAGAACTGAGTTCTCAGGCTGAAATCATCGAAGCCCTGTGGAATCAATTCCACGAATCTACCGCTGTTCCGATGAAACTCCGATCCCTTTGGACCATTCATGTGCTGGGTGGTGTTAACGATCAGAAAATCACGGAGCTGCTGCGTAGCCCGGAAGAATGGTTGCGATCCTGGGCAATTCGTCTGGCCATGGATGATCGGTATGTCACTTCCGATCTCCTTTCCCGTTTCATCCAGTTGGCCGAACAGGAAGAATCGCCACGCGTACGACTCGAACTCGCCTCCGCACTCCAGCGGATGCCGCGACCGTATCGCTGGATGATTGCCCCTTACTTACTCAACAGAGCTCAGGATCAGGAAGACCCCTACCTTCCCTTGATGATCTGGTACGGTATCAATGAAGCAATCGAACAATACCCTCAACAGGGAGTTGATCTGATTTCGCTCACGGAACTCCCTCAAGTCCGGGAGTTGATTGCTCGCCAACTGGCGAATGAACCTGCCCTTTACGAAAAGCTAGCCAATAGCAGTTACGACATCGTCCGGCTGGATTTGTTGCGTGGAATTCAAACCGCACTCCTGGGCCAGAAACAGGTTGAAAAGCCAGCCGCCTGGGATCAGGTTCGCAAACGAATGGCGACCTCGAATAATCCAGAAATCGAATTGTTGACCACATTACTCTCTCTGCAATTCGGTATTCCTGAAGCCGCAGGAGAACTTCGGACGCTGATCAGCAACCAGGAACAGCCCCAGGAAAACCGAGAGACAGCCCTTACCGCTTTAACGCTCCAGCAGAACCCGGAACTCGTTGCCGTGCTGTTGCAATTACTCGACGAAGAGACGATGCGGGGACCCGCCCTGGTCAGTCTGGCTGCGTTTGAGAATGAGGCCATTCCCAGTGAAATTCTTTCCCGGTTCACCAAGATGCCTCTCGTTGACCAACAGAAGGCCATCGGAACTTTAACTTCTCGTCCCGATTATGCCCTTAAGCTGCTCGATGCGATGGAGAAAGAAGAAATTGAGAGAAATGCCCTCTCGGCGTTCTACGTTCGCCAGATCTTGAGCCATAAACAGGAAAATCTGACGAAACGGCTCGAGGAAGTCTGGGGAACGATCGGCCAAACAGACGAAGCGAAACAGGAACAGATCGATTCACTGACTAAACTGTTCACAGCGGACAACATTTCCAACGCGGATGCGTCTCATGGTCGATTATTGTTTAAACTGAATTGTGCCAACTGTCATCAACTGTTTGGAGAAGGAAGCAAAGTGGGTCCGGAACTGACCGGATCACAACGCCGCAATTCGGAATACCTGATTCAGAACATGGTGACTCCCAACGCTCTCGTCGGTAAAGATTTTCAAATGACGACGTTCTCGACCACTGAAGGCCGGGTTGTTTCGGGGATCATTATTTCGGAAGAGAATGACATCATCACATTACAGACACCAACAGAAAAATTGACGCTCAGCACGGAAGATGTCGAAGACCGAAAAACATCCAGTCTTTCGCTGATGCCCGAAGGATTGCTTAAATCCCTTTCCGAACAGGACACTCTTGACCTTGTTTCTTACCTTCAGTCCGAGAATCAGGTTCCGCTTCCCGAAGGGGCCGCATCCGAACCTGCCGCAGAATAA
- a CDS encoding sialidase family protein produces MHNSPLDRRHFLQYTSASLLAGGMLSGVSKGQPLLGAEPSGPIKEVERTVVHSGYDGVYCWVHPRAGAIPGKTPSVVMTMQKLWLKGSDIFQPLKEMRTDDLGETWSGPSDTSFAHREEEGGITAGVCDFTPAWHAKTKTLLGIGHTVRYENNHVQKGRRKRETSFATYDNDSRTWSDWDVVQMPDMKNKFYHSGAGCSQRVDLPDGDLLIPFYFSDGINPHRKVSVMRCAFDGKKVEYLEHGSELDIPTHRGALEPSLTYFQDEFFVTIRHGDGHGYVARSKDGLQFSEPQPWKWDDGTELSTGDTQQHWISHQDGFYLVFTYKREDNQHVFRQRAPLFMAEVDPETLSLKKETLQVLVPERGARLGNFQVVTVSPQESWVTVTEWMQPVGCEKRGSDNSVYAVKIKWNTPNEYAVG; encoded by the coding sequence ATGCATAACTCACCGCTCGATCGTCGTCATTTCCTACAATACACGTCTGCTTCGCTACTGGCAGGGGGAATGCTGTCAGGCGTTTCCAAAGGGCAGCCCCTACTGGGAGCGGAACCTTCCGGTCCAATAAAAGAGGTGGAACGGACCGTTGTTCACTCCGGGTACGATGGTGTCTATTGCTGGGTTCATCCCCGCGCTGGGGCAATTCCTGGAAAAACCCCGTCTGTCGTGATGACGATGCAGAAGTTGTGGCTTAAAGGGTCGGATATTTTCCAACCACTCAAAGAGATGAGAACGGACGACCTGGGAGAAACCTGGTCGGGTCCGAGTGATACCAGTTTTGCGCACCGGGAAGAAGAGGGGGGGATTACCGCGGGTGTTTGCGATTTCACTCCTGCCTGGCATGCGAAGACCAAAACATTACTCGGCATTGGACACACCGTCCGTTATGAAAACAACCACGTGCAGAAAGGTCGCCGCAAACGGGAAACCTCCTTCGCGACTTACGACAACGACAGTCGTACCTGGTCCGATTGGGATGTGGTTCAAATGCCCGACATGAAAAACAAGTTCTACCATTCGGGTGCAGGCTGTTCTCAGCGGGTCGACTTACCTGATGGCGATCTGTTGATTCCATTTTACTTCTCAGATGGTATCAATCCCCATCGTAAAGTCTCCGTGATGCGGTGTGCTTTCGATGGTAAGAAGGTTGAGTATCTCGAACATGGTTCCGAACTCGATATCCCCACCCACCGGGGAGCACTTGAACCCTCGCTTACCTATTTTCAGGACGAGTTCTTCGTCACGATTCGACACGGCGATGGGCATGGTTATGTCGCCCGCAGTAAAGATGGCCTGCAGTTCAGCGAACCGCAACCATGGAAATGGGACGACGGCACCGAACTCTCCACGGGCGACACACAGCAACACTGGATCTCTCACCAGGACGGTTTTTATCTCGTCTTCACTTACAAGCGAGAAGACAACCAGCACGTCTTCCGTCAACGAGCGCCACTCTTCATGGCCGAAGTGGACCCGGAAACTCTGAGCCTGAAGAAAGAGACGTTGCAAGTACTCGTCCCTGAACGAGGTGCCCGTCTTGGCAACTTCCAGGTCGTCACCGTCTCCCCTCAGGAAAGCTGGGTGACCGTCACCGAATGGATGCAACCCGTCGGTTGCGAAAAACGCGGCAGCGACAACTCGGTCTACGCCGTGAAAATCAAATGGAACACCCCCAACGAATATGCCGTTGGGTAA
- a CDS encoding PVC-type heme-binding CxxCH protein, with product MRSWLCCALSLFLTLSLCLNLCGPLFAQDDFQEYEFEKRPSPEWVKMIDQGTIDPKLSGIKTPAGIKVELFATDPAVIDPVGMSFAPDGTPYVLEWRAASGKVNSNYEFTYQDGTQGHVERIFKDVSDVMKQLIDEDGDGVYESSKVIMDDLECPSSLLIHDGWFYFPSNGWVIRRRQSEPGGPFDIEEEIVHGLCGFDHHQSSGVTLSHDGWLYVPAGDNDNKGEGTDGSRSTVLRTGAIFRMQPDGSQLHEHARGFRNPYRDVSFDHFYNMFHVDNDQEDGSKFQGVRLMHVPEGADYGWRLYPGAICCRTDFVRGAVFGEKPGKMPSMLKTGRGAPAGLMIYQGTAFPDFFRGLFIYPDVYRKMVRAYEVSKVGSTFQVDREFVLMDSTDDLFRPCQALVGPDGAIYIVDWRTPSGGAGRVWGDSEHGRIYRLTWSGIEGTPAIAPGTSKDWKRLIASPNENLWNTLKTTDDFELRRRAQLELIKRGDNLDQFISLALNTNMRPEARVMALGAAAQQYDAKVKSMLLAVVADEHPQLRRVAAETLSRNVPATDIDRDLLYSLSLALVDNDAAVSRSAAIALGTLAGLLPAGDELRLETADQLARHLAQLNYDDIYLFDGTFRGLERLDKDGLKYLALWLQSEDPALREKAVYCLESLRTRAGADLLDQILLGEQMLLLGPDQQARVISAYRHIIVEPAVQATAITKWMAKQDDLPLSVQLACMETLGAVPGGDPEVMNELATRLLTNKNEEVRNRVITSIGDTDLKSLSPQIMEILLDTSKSFEERTTVLEALAKLRSYSLHPRGRTAPGVELVLDELTSIAESDPDLQIQLAALELLAEVDYEKAVPTAEKLLQDEDLVKQVTAVRVLGRRSETARRLAKQFLAGEIDRGLLPQIAEALERHQRRDQSGEIKPLLEEVFKGGLLVDLTPEEIQKMENLVKTTGDPANGKALFLEKRTQCINCHQIEGVGFQVGPDLTKIWETHTVGKIMESILDPSREVKEGYATWNVITEDGLVYSGLKVKEDAQALVLRDSSGKEIRVPTDEIDEKFESKKSLMPEGVISQLSYQELIDLVAFLKDREAQQSMRGLKLP from the coding sequence ATGCGCAGTTGGCTCTGTTGCGCGCTTTCCCTGTTCCTCACTTTAAGTCTCTGCCTAAATCTCTGTGGACCACTTTTCGCGCAAGACGATTTTCAGGAATACGAATTCGAAAAACGGCCAAGCCCTGAGTGGGTGAAGATGATCGATCAGGGAACGATCGATCCGAAGCTGAGCGGTATTAAGACACCCGCCGGAATAAAAGTGGAACTCTTCGCCACCGACCCGGCGGTCATCGACCCGGTCGGCATGTCCTTCGCTCCCGATGGTACACCGTACGTCCTGGAGTGGCGGGCCGCTTCAGGCAAGGTGAACAGTAACTACGAGTTCACCTATCAGGATGGAACCCAGGGGCACGTTGAACGCATCTTCAAAGATGTCAGCGATGTCATGAAGCAACTGATTGACGAAGATGGCGATGGAGTTTACGAATCTTCCAAAGTGATCATGGACGATCTGGAATGCCCGTCGTCATTGCTCATACACGATGGCTGGTTCTATTTCCCGTCCAACGGTTGGGTGATCCGTCGTCGTCAGAGTGAACCGGGCGGTCCGTTTGATATTGAAGAAGAGATCGTTCACGGCCTATGCGGCTTCGATCATCATCAATCTTCGGGGGTGACTCTATCCCATGATGGTTGGTTGTATGTCCCCGCCGGCGACAACGATAACAAAGGGGAAGGAACTGACGGCTCCCGCTCAACAGTCCTCAGAACGGGTGCGATCTTCCGCATGCAGCCGGACGGATCGCAATTGCACGAACATGCTCGCGGTTTCCGGAACCCCTATCGCGATGTTTCGTTCGATCATTTCTATAACATGTTCCACGTCGACAACGATCAGGAAGATGGTTCAAAGTTTCAGGGCGTGCGTCTGATGCATGTCCCGGAAGGGGCCGACTATGGTTGGCGACTTTACCCTGGCGCCATCTGCTGCCGCACCGACTTTGTCCGTGGCGCGGTCTTTGGCGAGAAGCCGGGCAAAATGCCGTCGATGTTAAAAACAGGTCGCGGAGCCCCAGCAGGTTTAATGATTTACCAGGGAACGGCTTTCCCCGACTTTTTCCGGGGCCTCTTTATCTATCCCGATGTCTATCGCAAGATGGTACGCGCTTACGAAGTCTCTAAAGTTGGAAGTACGTTTCAGGTCGACCGCGAATTTGTGTTGATGGATAGCACCGATGATTTGTTCCGTCCCTGTCAGGCACTGGTAGGACCCGATGGTGCGATTTACATTGTCGACTGGCGAACCCCTTCCGGTGGAGCGGGTCGTGTGTGGGGTGACAGTGAACATGGCCGCATCTACCGACTCACCTGGTCGGGCATCGAAGGGACACCCGCGATTGCACCGGGAACATCCAAGGACTGGAAACGCTTGATCGCCAGCCCGAACGAGAACCTGTGGAATACTCTCAAAACCACGGACGACTTTGAACTTCGCCGTCGGGCCCAATTAGAGTTGATTAAACGGGGAGACAACCTCGATCAGTTCATCTCCCTCGCCCTGAATACCAACATGCGTCCCGAAGCCCGTGTGATGGCTCTGGGTGCAGCAGCACAACAGTACGACGCTAAAGTGAAGTCGATGCTGCTGGCTGTCGTCGCTGACGAACATCCACAACTAAGACGTGTTGCGGCGGAAACACTTTCACGCAACGTGCCAGCGACGGATATTGATCGCGACTTGTTGTACTCGCTGAGTCTCGCCTTAGTCGATAACGATGCTGCCGTCAGTCGCTCTGCGGCAATCGCTTTAGGAACATTGGCAGGACTACTGCCAGCCGGAGATGAACTGAGATTGGAAACAGCAGACCAACTCGCAAGGCATCTTGCCCAACTGAACTACGACGACATCTATCTGTTCGACGGAACGTTTCGCGGATTGGAACGACTTGATAAAGATGGTTTAAAGTATCTCGCTCTCTGGCTGCAATCAGAAGATCCGGCCCTGCGGGAGAAAGCGGTCTACTGTTTGGAATCGTTACGCACACGGGCTGGAGCCGATCTTCTCGACCAGATTCTGCTGGGCGAACAGATGCTGTTACTTGGTCCAGACCAGCAGGCTCGCGTGATTTCTGCTTATCGGCACATTATCGTCGAGCCCGCCGTTCAAGCGACCGCCATTACGAAGTGGATGGCCAAACAGGACGACCTCCCACTGTCCGTACAACTCGCTTGTATGGAAACCCTGGGCGCTGTTCCGGGGGGTGATCCGGAAGTGATGAATGAACTGGCGACCCGCTTACTCACGAATAAAAATGAAGAGGTTCGTAACCGAGTCATTACTTCGATTGGGGACACCGATCTGAAATCGCTTTCTCCTCAGATTATGGAAATCCTGCTGGACACATCGAAGTCATTTGAAGAACGAACCACAGTTCTCGAGGCATTGGCTAAACTTCGCTCTTATTCATTGCATCCCCGTGGCCGCACGGCCCCGGGTGTGGAACTGGTACTGGACGAACTGACGTCCATTGCTGAGAGTGATCCTGATCTACAAATTCAGTTGGCCGCCCTCGAACTTCTCGCGGAAGTCGATTACGAGAAAGCGGTTCCCACGGCAGAAAAGTTATTACAAGATGAAGACCTGGTGAAACAGGTCACCGCTGTGCGAGTACTGGGCCGCCGCTCGGAAACAGCCCGTCGACTGGCGAAGCAATTCCTGGCGGGAGAAATTGATCGCGGTTTGTTGCCACAAATCGCCGAAGCCCTGGAACGGCATCAGCGCCGGGACCAATCAGGGGAGATTAAACCTCTGCTGGAGGAAGTTTTCAAAGGGGGTCTGCTGGTCGATTTGACACCGGAAGAAATCCAGAAAATGGAAAACCTGGTGAAGACCACAGGCGACCCGGCCAATGGTAAAGCATTATTCCTCGAAAAACGGACACAGTGCATTAACTGCCATCAAATCGAAGGTGTCGGTTTCCAAGTGGGGCCTGACTTGACCAAAATATGGGAAACGCACACGGTAGGTAAAATCATGGAATCGATCCTGGATCCCTCCCGCGAAGTCAAAGAAGGCTATGCCACCTGGAATGTGATCACCGAGGACGGTCTCGTCTACAGCGGCCTTAAAGTGAAGGAAGACGCCCAGGCGTTAGTGCTGCGAGATTCGAGTGGAAAAGAGATTCGCGTCCCCACAGATGAAATCGACGAAAAATTTGAGAGCAAAAAGAGCCTGATGCCAGAGGGAGTCATCTCCCAACTTTCCTATCAGGAACTCATCGACCTCGTCGCCTTTCTCAAAGACCGTGAAGCCCAGCAATCGATGCGCGGGTTGAAGTTGCCTTAA